The proteins below are encoded in one region of Belonocnema kinseyi isolate 2016_QV_RU_SX_M_011 chromosome 5, B_treatae_v1, whole genome shotgun sequence:
- the LOC117173643 gene encoding uncharacterized protein LOC117173643, producing MCSRKTLTLKTLSSTRWSARADAVSVLNQCLSQIIKALKEIEENISENPIARQEAKGIRNQLESLEFTFMLSLWDFLLSRFNAVNLRLQNVKISIDEVVNQYEALIKILDETRDQFDFYEKRALNMSEIKKYRSETKRQGKRKLQADETRDGELELSARDKFRIDAFNVILYDLLSELNSRCASYTEINEKFAVITKFQKLIPSELCEKSESLRLIYDSDLESTLGDEFVHFHAYCVIQSMGKSSPLELLQFLRDNDLNAIYPNVEIAYRMFICMAVTNCIAERSFSCLKRIKTYLRSTMTENRLNSLALLCIDSEILRSLDFEDVITNFSGIRARRKGFRQ from the coding sequence ATGTGCTCTAGAAAAACTTTGACTTTGAAAACTCTTTCGTCAACTAGATGGTCGGCTCGCGCTGATGCTGTTTCTGTTTTAAATCAATGCTTATCCCAAATAATAAAAGCATTGAAAGAAATTGAGGAGAACATTAGTGAAAATCCTATCGCAAGACAAGAAGCAAAAGGCATCCGAAATCAACTCGAAAGTCTCGAATTCACTTTCATGCTTTCTTTGTGGGATTTTCTCCTCTCAAGATTTAATGCAGTTAATCTTAGACTACAAAATGTGAAGATAAGCATTGATGAAGTTGTGAATCAGTATGAAGCTCTCATTAAAATTCTTGACGAAACTCGGGATCAGTTCGATTTTTACGAAAAACGAGCATTAAACATGTCAGAAATCAAGAAATACCGTTCTGAAACAAAGCGTCAAGGAAAGAGAAAACTCCAAGCTGATGAGACACGAGACGGGGAACTAGAATTGTCAGCGCGGGATAAATTTAGAATTGATGCATTTAACGTTATTCTATATGATTTGTTGAGCGAGTTGAATAGTAGATGTGCATCATACACAGAAATCAACGAAAAATTTGCAGTAATAACTAAGTTTCAGAAGTTAATTCCCTCCGAACTCTGCGAAAAGTCTGAATCTCTCAGGTTAATATACGATTCCGATCTTGAATCTACATTAGGCGACGAGTTTGTGCATTTTCATGCGTATTGTGTTATCCAGAGTATGGGAAAATCGTCGCCTCTTGAATTGCTGCAATTTCTTCGCGATAATGATTTGAACGCTATTTATCCCAATGTTGAAATAGCATACAGAATGTTTATTTGTATGGCGGTAACGAATTGTATCGCAGAAAGGTCATTTTCATGTCTCAAAAGAATCAAAACGTACTTGCGCTCGACAATGACTGAAAATCGTTTGAATAGTCTAGCCCTTTTATGTATAGATTCTGAGATACTTAGGTCCTTAGATTTTGAGGATGTAATCACGAATTTTTCGGGAATAAGAGCTAGGCGAAAGGGTTTTAGGCAATAA